In Fusarium falciforme chromosome 10, complete sequence, a single genomic region encodes these proteins:
- a CDS encoding DLH domain-containing protein, giving the protein MSSFPPSQCCSLGSLHEGEPTGDLIVLEGQVDAYLATPPKQVESLNMGILYVPDILGIWQNSKLMADLFAAQGYTTLVLDIFNGDPAPFHMPDDFDIMGWLSHGSNGSYPHTPKIIDPIILKGLAHLKSLGLARIGAVGYCLGAKYVIRHYKHGIECGFIAHPSFVEADELAAISGPLSVAAAENDDIFTVEKRHESERIVAKTGQRYQINLFSGVEHGFAVRGDSSIAVQRFAKEQAFLQAIAWFKDSFT; this is encoded by the exons ATGTCCTCGTTTCCTCCCAGCCAGTGCTGCTCCCTCGGGAGCCTCCATGA AGGTGAACCCACCGGAGACCTGATTGTGCTCGAGGGCCAGGTCGATGCCTACCTAGCCACGCCGCCCAAGCAGGTAGAGTCGCTAAACATGGGCATTCTCTATGTACCAGATATCCTCGGGATATGGCAAAACAGTAAACTCATGGCCGACTTATTCGCCGCTCAAGGCTATACTACTCTGGTCTTGGATATCTTCAATGGTGATCCTGCACCCTTTCACATGCCTGACGATTTCGACATTATGGGTTGGCTATCTCATGGGTCCAACGGAAGCTACCCTCATACACCAAAGATTATTGATCCAATTATCCTCAAAGGCCTTGCTCACCTCAAGTCTCTCGGCTTGGCTCGTATCGGTGCTGTTGGCTACTGCCTGGGAGCTAAG TACGTTATTCGTCATTACAAGCATGGCATCGAATGTGGCTTCATCGCTCACCCTTCCTTTGTCGAAGCTGATGAGCTGGCCGCTATTTCTGGGCCGTTGTCGGTTGCTGCAGCCGAGAACGACGACATCTTCACTGTTGAAAAGCGTCACGAGTCGGAGAGGATTGTTGCCAAAACAGGTCAACGATACcaaattaatctcttttcTGGCGTGGAGCATGGTTTTGCGGTGCGAGGTGACTCCTCCATAGCCGTACAGCGTTTTGCCAAGGAACAAGCATTTCTACAAGCAATTGCCTGGTTTAAGGATAGCTTTACATAG
- a CDS encoding Carbonic anhydrase — translation MPSIIPSTKFFSSSVKSDFEAANKKYAATFNEAHLPSPPRRKVVIVACMDSRLDPAKVLGLDLGDAHVIRNAGGRAVEALRSILISQQMLGTREIIVMHHTGCGMQSFSDHEFRSKIRKELKEDVDHMAFLPFSDLRQSVLDDVSFLRKSPLVLDVPITGYVYDVKTGMIEQVEEPVESESEPSSP, via the exons ATGCCTTCCATCATCCCTTCGACAaagttcttctcctcctctgtcaAGTCCGACTTTGAGGCTGCCAACAAGAAGTATGCGGCTACGTTCAACGAGGCCCACCTGCCCTCGCCGCCCCGTCG CAAGGTGGTAATTGTGGCTTGCATGGATTCGCGACTCGACCCAGCCAAAGTGCTAGGGCTAGATCTTGGCGACGCCCATGTCATTCGAAATG CTGGCGGCCGCGCTGTTGAAGCTCTTCGTTCCATCTTGATCTCTCAGCAGATGCTGGGAACCCGGGAGATTATCGTCATGCACCAC ACCGGCTGTGGCATGCAGAGCTTCTCCGACCACGAGTTCCGGTCCAAGATCCggaaggagctcaaggaggacgTCGACCACATGGCGTTCCTGCCCTTTTCTGATTTGCGGCAGAGCGTGCTGGACGATGTCTCGTTCCTCAGAAAGAGCCCCCTGGTCCTGGATGTGCCCATCACGGGGTACGTGTACGACGTCAAGACGGGCATGATCGAGCAGGTCGAGGAACCAGTCGAGTCCGAGTCCGAGCCTTCCAGCCCTTAA
- a CDS encoding HET domain-containing protein — MAALQSPSPFARLCQKCKVLELDEKSLPDSALDASAPVCELALDWGLVPRIDVLDKKGCDSCRLISSIISSPWESQSDLARLPKHNRRVSLCYVIRQKRLEALRVKIHHDGMDDVHFDCPITSTTAHPQGSPLGLESPLTHLDPKPLAWMESKINSCVAHNHTRAQRNFVPDRLIKVDQGKLSLILTKDSSNSQFHRGPSTELPYYAALTYCWGPPPHSDRQLKTKQSNISDHLREIPEDKLPQAIKDAVLVTRALSIPYLWIDALCILQDVDSDWAHQCTQMDNIYGNAHVTISATVSDNCEEGFIARKDMITVPFHLRDVSVSPMPIAIYFPSYHKTTSEDIAAATWVNRGWTFQERIASTRMLMFGKSNVHFQCRDDCFSMSKYQLDYHFNVVNRDLLNEGDVALIYEEWASEIASEFSAYRLEFTRGTDVLPSIAGLATLFSHRLRDDYLAGLWKKDLYRCLKWDMHRSDRLTGYKGLLDELQHPAPYLAPSWGWASRSGLVMFPVYWEVYITNARSECAVLEAVIQLKGTSAFGEVTGGYLDISAKLYTGSRQLVYQEMDGGGGIPRQTLHLGDQYLVDIETDCILRDLFEERDGKSELSAPISFLLIGSTIREERNQGGRDQDESEGLRKGSGTDGRGSEDGAKPGRMAYGLLIHPTEKPGEFVRVGTFQSQCSQLGGLGFFEGCGTKTVRLI, encoded by the exons ATGGCTGCCCTTCAGTCTCCATCACCGTTTGCCAGACTCTGCCAGAAGTGCAAAGTTCTTGAGCTGGACGAAAAATCACTCCCCGACTCCGCTCTGGACGCATCGGCGCCTGTGTGTGAACTCGCCCTTGACTGGGGTTTAGTTCCGCGAATCGACGTGCTAGATAAGAAGGGCTGCGATTCTTGCCGTCTTATATCCTCAATCATATCTTCTCCTTGGGAGTCACAAAGTGATCTAGCACGTCTCCCGAAACACAATAGGCGTGTCTCACTATGCTATGTGATCCGTCAAAAGAGGCTCGAAGCTCTCCGTGTCAAGATTCACCACG ACGGGATGGATGATGTCCATTTTGATTGCCCTATCACCTCCACCACAGCCCATCCCCAAGGATCACCGTTAGGCCTCGAGAGTCCTCTTACACACCTCGATCCCAAGCCACTTGCTTGGATGGAATCGAAGATTAATTCATGCGTGGCTCATAACCACACGAGGGCACAGCGGAACTTTGTGCCTGACCGACTCATCAAAGTCGACCAAGGCAAACTCTCTCTTATCCTCACAAAGGACTCCTCGAACTCGCAGTTCCATCGAGGCCCATCTACTGAGCTGCCATACTACGCTGCTCTTACTTACTGTTGGGGGCCACCTCCACATTCGGATAGGCAGCTCAAGACAAAGCAATCCAACATCTCAGATCACTTGAGGGAAATCCCAGAGGATAAGTTACCTCAGGCCATTAAAGATGCTGTCTTGGTCACCAGAGCGCTATCTATTCCATATCTATGGATCGATGCTCTCTGCATCCTCCAGGATGTAGACTCAGACTGGGCCCATCAGTGCACCCAGATGGACAACATTTATGGCAATGCACACGTCACCATCAGTGCTACAGTGTCTGACAACTGTGAGGAGGGCTTCATTGCGAGGAAGGATATGATAACGGTTCCCTTTCATCTCCGAGACGTCTCCGTTTCTCCGATGCCTATTGCTATTTACTTCCCCTCGTACCACAAAACGACCTCTGAAGACATTGCAGCCGCGACTTGGGTGAATAGAGGCTGGACGTTCCAAGAAAGGATAGCGTCAACGCGCATGCTCATGTTCGGAAAAAGCAATGTCCACTTCCAGTGTCGGGATGACTGTTTCTCTATGAGCAAGTACCAACTTGACTATCACTTCAACGTGGTCAACCGGGACCTCCTAAACGAAGGCGATGTTGCGTTGATCTACGAGGAGTGGGCTAGCGAAATTGCCTCGGAGTTCAGCGCCTACCGCCTTGAATTCACGCGCGGAACAGATGTCTTGCCGTCAATTGCCGGGCTTGCCACTTTATTTTCCCACCGCTTGCGCGATGACTATCTGGCTGGTCTGTGGAAGAAGGACCTATATCGGTGCCTCAAGTGGGATATGCACCGTTCAGATAGACTCACGGGATACAAAGGCCTCCTAGACGAGCTCCAGCATCCTGCTCCGTACTTGGCGCCCTCCTGGGGCTGGGCAAGTCGATCGGGCCTGGTCATGTTTCCTGTGTACTGGGAGGTATACATCACGAACGCCAGGAGCGAATGCGCTGTCCTAGAAGCTGTAATTCAGCTCAAGGGCACGAGCGCATTCGGAGAAGTGACGGGAGGATATTTGGACATTTCAGCCAAACTCTACACCGGATCACGACAGTTGGTGTAccaggagatggatggtgggGGGGGGATTCCGAGACAGACGCTGCACTTGGGAGATCAGTACCTAGTGGACATTGAAACTGATTGCATTCTGCGTGACCTCTTTGAGGAAAGAGACGGGAAAAGCGAGCTAAGCGCACCGATTAGCTTCCTACTTATCGGAAGTACCATAAGGGAGGAGAGGAATCAGGGGGGAAGAGATCAAGACGAGTCTGAAGGTCTGAGGAAAGGGTCTGGCACGGATGGCCGAGGCTCAGAAGATGGCGCCAAGCCGGGCAGAATGGCGTATGGACTTTTGATACACCCAACAGAGAAACCTGGCGAGTTTGTCCGAGTCGGGACTTTTCAGTCCCAGTGTTCTCAACTTGGAGGTCTTGGGTTCTTTGAGGGGTGCGGAACCAAGACTGTGCGGCTTATCTGA
- a CDS encoding ATP phosphoribosyltransferase: protein MASLTPPLRRFSLVFYAPPASVAACKAAIFKAGAGRYPGPGGYTECCWQATGTGQFRPGDAANPAIGEVGKLEEIPEVRVETVCAGEETVKKVVSALKEAHPYEEVAYQVYRIEDF from the exons ATGGCATCACTAACCCCACCTCTTCGACGTTTCAGCCTCGTCTTCTACGCGCCCCCCGCGTCCGTCGCCGCCTGCAAAGCCGCCATCTTCAAGGCCGGCGCGGGCCGCTACCCGGGGCCCGGGGGCTACACGGAATGCTGCTGGCAGGCGACGGGCACGGGGCAGTTTCGTCCGGGCGACGCGGCCAACCCGGCTATTGGGGAGGTGggcaagctcgaggagatcCCCGAGGTCCGAGTCGAGACGGTGTGCGCGGGGGAGGAGACTGTCAAGAAGGTTGTCTCGGCGCTGAAGGA GGCGCATCCTTATGAAGAGGTTGCTTACCAGGTTTATCGAATTGAGGACTTTTAG